The sequence below is a genomic window from Dyadobacter sp. CECT 9275.
AGTGTCACAGTTACAGTGTCGCCACCACTTTTGCTGATTGCTTTCCTGATTTTGTCATTAATTGAAATTAGCTTGTCTTGTCCTCCAATCGTAAACAAATTAATACTGTCAATTGTGTAGTTGTCAATTGTACCAGATACTTTCAATGAGCCCCATTTTCCTACGATATGTTTAGTGTTAGGTACTTGGATGTGATATGTCCAAGCACCTTTACCTGCTTCATATTTCAATTCGAGCTCCTTGTTCTTTACTAAGTATTTCATCTTTTATGACCTGTATTATAGCTTTACCGCTAACCCCTTAATTTAGAAAATTTGGGTATTTTGTTTAGGAATTAGTCTATTTGTTTTAAGGACAAATTTAATGAATTAGATGCTAGGGTTATGGCAAATATTCTATTATAAACCATCATTAATCAGGCGACGTTCTTTTGCTTCTTTTCTTTGGTCGCTGTGTGAAAAGAAAAGAAGTCATTACCAAAAACAAAAAATGGGATACTGAATATCCCACGCAAAAAACTCGCAACCTGTTTGGTAAAATGTAAGGAAATGGAATTGTGAGCCGGTGCATTTTTGCAAAGTGATTGCATCAGCTTTAAACCGCAAAAATGCGTTTCCGACCGTAGGGAGGAATTGCATTTTTGCCCGCCGATTTCGGCTTTTAGGCAACTTTTATCGGGTGGGTGCGGAAATCTTTCAGATTGTGAAAAAATCCTTTGTATTCAGTCATTCCCCTGCGAAACAAGTTCCACAATAAGGAGCAACCCATTTGTGTAAGTGATGAATTGATAAACAAATCTTGATGTTCCAATGCTTCGGCAAGTGAGCAACTTGGCGTGCTGTCCTCTTGTTCGGATTGCTTCAATAGTTCGCCAAATTCATCGGTAACAAATGGCAGGCTTGCCACCGTTTGGTATTTCTCTGAATTGGGTTGCTTTATCTCTCCGATGGTAGATAGTAACACTTGTCCTGTATCTTGGCTGTTGCCAAAATCCAACCAATATTTTGGTTCATCTTGATAGTGTTTGCGGTAACTTGTTTCTTTCAAAATTTCAGCAACTCCAAACCTCGCCTGTACATTATCCACACAAGTAATGGTAATAATTGCCCTTGCTTCTTCGGGCAATCTGCCAAAATTGTCTTTTTCAAATTTTACCGTTTTGGCTTTCCAATTTGTACCTGCCCAACGGTTGCAACGATTGATTAAAGCAACGGATTTGTATAATCCTGTTTCACTTTCTGCAAAACGCTGTCTGCCCAAATTGGCACTCGTGATAACATCATCATCCCAAAGGCGGACTTGCAACCCTGCGTGTCCTAATGCTATCAAACTTTCGTTTATTTCCATTAAGGCGGTCAATACTTTTGAGCCTGTACCACCTGCTCCGATAAGGTTTACCGAAATCGGATTGGTTGGATTGAGTAAATAGTTGTCCGTAAAATGAACTGCTGTTTTTGTCGTATTCATCACAATAGATTTTTAAGGGTTTTATTATTCTTTTTTAATACCTCTTTAGGAAAGGGTTTATCCGTATTGATAAGGTCTTTCCAAAGGGTTACAATATTTTTTTTCGTTAAGTTTTCGCATAATGAATGACTGAAATAAGAATTGAAAAAATAATGTTCCCACGCCTGTATAAATTCCTCAACCGAAGCCGAATTTTTAATGTCAATACCCACCGTACCCATACATACATTGCCCTTTTCGTAGATATTGAAGAAAGGTGCATAATGCAATGGCGTTTTCTCGGTGGGTCTTCTGTCGTTTGCTAAAGCAAATACCGTAAGACTGCTTTTATTGGCAAACCATAGCATTGGCGGTACTTGTGCCTTGCCGTTGGAAATACCTAAACTATCCACAAAATATAGCTGTCTTAGCTGTGTTTTGGTGTACCATAGCACCGTACCTTTTTCGCTCGGATTAATATGCAAAATGTTGGTCGGCAAAATTCCCTTTGGCTTTAAAAAGGCTTTGCTATTTTCTTCATCGGTCTTTAGAGCCTTTGCCAATACATTGGCTTCTTTTACTGTCAATGGGTGGGCATTGATAGGCGTTCCGTTGCTGTCCATATCGAAATGCTCTACATACATATCGGTATTTGTGCCTATGGTTTCGTAAAAAACCAATGCGGATTTCGGATGGTACAATGTGCCAAAATCGTTGGTGATGTTATTTACGTTGTTCATTTTTCTGTTGTTTTATAGTCGTCTAATAGTGTGCAGAGGTAGTCCAATAAGGCAAACAAGCGGTTCTCAAAATCGAGATTTGTTGTTGGTATTTCATTTACGTCAAATCGCTTGGAAATGGTTGGTTCTTCCATTGCTCCGTACTCATTAAATTCATTGTTGATGGTATCGGAAAGGCTTCCGTATAACCAACCTTTGGTATCTGCAATAAATGAAATGTACTTTTCCATTCCGATTGCTTCGTTTTCGTAATCATCATTGTAAGGGTCTTCTTCGGATATTGGTGCGTTTCGGAAAATGCTTGCGTTCGGATATTCAGTAAAAAGGGCTAACGCATTGCAAGACACATTATGGCATTCCCTGTCGAACAGATCAACACTTTTAAATTGGCTCACACGCTGTTCAAACACCTTTAGATTGATACGGTTAAATAGCTTTTGTTCTATTTTATCGCCAATGTATTCGGCATTTCTCAACTCCCTTTTATAAGCTTCGGTTTCGTCCGTTTCCTCGTCCTGTTCTACCCAATCTTTGTGCATTTCATATTGCCAATACAGATAGCTGTCTTCTTGTCTGTAATACGGCACATCGGCAATATGGTACAGATAACTACATACTGATATTAAAAGCTGTGCAGTCTTTTTACGCTTCGGGTCTTTGAGCATTTTAAAAAGTGGTACAATAGGAATGTAATACAAGGTTGTACCTGTATTGTATCGTTCCTCACTTGTGAAGTAGGTTTTCTTACTGTCCTGTACCAATTTGAAACTATCCCAATTGATATTGGTACGTTTTACTTTGGTTTCCATATCCCACATAGCCAATGCAATATTGTAGGGAAAACCAAAATCTTTGGTCTGCATTGGTTCAATGCTGTAATGCTCGGCAAATCTGGAGAGGGACTTGTAAAAATCCCTCTCCGTTTTCTGACAAGCCTGTACGGATTGTGCTGTTTTCAGTTTTGGCAGAAACGTACACTTTAGAATACCATTGGTAGCATTGCTATTGGTATGGATTTCTGCTTGTCTTTCTGCACTTGGTTTGCATCTTTTGGTCTTTGCATCCAATTGGCGAACTCGCCCAACTGTCGGTGCAATTGCCGTTGTCGTTTCTGTTCGGGTATGCTGATAGTTCCCGATATGATGTTGCGTTGCATAATTCATCGTTTTATAATTTTAGTTTAACCTTTCGTACCCATTACGCTCTCAAATTTGTATTCTACTGCATCATCTTTAATTTGCGGTGTAGATGCTTTTGCTGTTGTCAAAATCGGGTACATATTGGCGTAAAAATTCATTACTGCTTCCACGCTCCAACGTGGTTCGGGGTCGGTCAGTCTTATGTCCTGTCCTTTATCTTTGAGTATAAAAACTCGTTCTAATTGCGTTGCTAATAACATAATGTTCTGTTTTAATGATTACTATTCTTTTCATCTTCGTCTGTTTCATCAATAGGATAATCGGCAGTAATTTCTTGCTCTATTGGTGGTTCGGGTTTTGCTTCGTCCATTGCTCCGAAAAGGCTCGGTGTTGCGAATTTGTCGGATAATGCTGTTTTGCGTTTGCGTATCTCGTCTGCTTTTTCGGGAAACTCCGTTATATCAGGAACTTTTATCCACGCTTCACGGAACTTACCCTCTTTTTCCAACTCGTCCGCCTTTGCCATAGCATCTTTAAACTTCTTGTCTTTGGTTTCCTTGTCCTTTTTCGCTTTCTCGGTTTTTTCCTTTTCTATTGCCGATTGTGCTTTGGCTTCGTCCAATTGCTTTTGGAATTTTTCCATATCCACCATTAAGCCCGATACCTTTTGTATGGGTGTAGTTATCTGCTCAAAAAATCCCTCGTCAAACTCTTGGGGCGTGGCGTTAAAGGTCAATGGGGGAATTAGATTTTTTGCACTATCTCCGCATTGTTCGTTGTTGAGCAATACTGTTACAATTAGGTTGCTTTCTATCCCTTTTGAAATGTTCAGTTGCAATACTCCTGTAAAGTCCAACTGCTGTATCTGATTGAAAAAATTTGTGTTCATTGTTCTTAAATTTTAATTGTTATTACTTTTTTCTCTTTTGAGTTTCTCGTGCATATCTGCCCAATATTCCTGTCTTTCCTTGTCTGTTTCTGTTGGTGTGTCGTGCAGATATTCTTTATACCAACCAGTTTGTTGAATAGCTTTTATGAGGTCGGTAACTTCAACCCAATTCCCATTTTTATCTATGATTTTCATTGTACTTGGCTTTAAATGTTATTTACTGATTTCCGCTATTTGGTCAATCCTACCATAGATGATACTTCGAAGACTTGTTTTGTCAGGAGCGTTGTATTCTAACCAACTGCCGTACTGCTTTACGATATAGGATTTTAAAACATCCTCAAAACCAAAGCGATAACCCATAAGCGGTACGGCTCTTTTGAAATAAGCATTTCGGTTTACTGCTTCGGCAAGCCAATTTTTTTCGGCTCGGTTCAACTTGTCGCCTTTGTTCAGCTTTTCCCTTAATTGGTAAACCTTTGCATTTTGCAGGGTTGCCAATTCGGGTACATCGTGGCGTACAAACTTTGTGGCTATTATTGTTACTATTTCCATTGCGGTAGATTTTAAGGTTGCTGATTTTTGATTTTCCGCTCCAACAAGTTTTCTAATATCTCGTAATCGCTTTCGTAAGCATTACCCTCAAAATGGTAGGTATCGGTTTCTTCATCAAACTCGTATTGCTCAAAATCCACGTCTTCCAAATAAACATCTGTGAGTAGCTTGTCATAAAATGTTGCCCTGCCATATACAAGATTGCCTATTTCTTCATAGTCGTGTGTGAAATTCACTTCGTAATGCTCCGCTATCTTTTGAATGATTTCCATATTGGGCGACCATTTTGTTTCATACTGAAATTGTCCTTCATCGCCATCATTCCAATAGATATTGAAGAAATAACCACCATTATCTTTAGAAATAAATTTGGGTAGTTGCCCTTCTTCGGATTTTTCTTCCTTTTCCTTCATTGATTGAAAAAGTTCCTGTATTGCTGTGATTGTTTCGGGTTTTCCCTCGAATACAACCGTATTACTGCACCAATTTGCCATAATGAATATTTTTAGTAGGCTACCACCGATTAAGGCGGTAGCCTGTTGTTATTTAATTAAGGTTTAGGATTTCTGCACCATCTAAAGCAAAACCATTACACAATTCAAATGCTTTCTGTGATTTGAGTTGAGCAGTACCACCCAATACAATGCTTTGTAATTTGGCTTCATCATTCTTATAATTTCTCACGTTCTGATAGTAGCCTGTAACCGCATTATATGCTCCGAACAATGTACCTTTAGTAGTGTCCATTTGTTGGGTGTCGCTTATCATCGCATACGCAAAAGCATCTTCAACGGTGTTTTTGAATACTGTGGAAATTTCATCTTCTGCACCTTTTTTGATTAGGTCAAGCGTTTCTTTGTTCGGGCAAAGTGCCAATTGGATAAGCTTTTTAACCTCTCGGTCTGTTACCTTTACTTTTGCCCACTCATTAAAAATGCCCTCTAATTGGTTGCTTAATGTGTTGGCAAGTCCCATAATCTTGTGAGCGTTCTCGATACGTTGCTTTGCCCCCGAAGTGTGTTTGATACGAACAACATTGGTCATACTGCGTAACGAAGCGTTTAAGGTGTTTTGGCAAACGATACGGATTGGTGTAAATGCGGCTGTGATACTTCCGCTACCATCGTGCGAAGTGGTAAGGAAAATGTACTTTTCTGTAACATCATCGCCATTGCCTACACGAATATAGTCGGGCAATTTGGCTGTGATAAAAATGCGTTCTCCGTTGCCTAATGCTCCTGCGGTTTCGTACAGAATGCCCTCATCACCGCCTACAATAGCATCAAAGAAATTAAAGGCTTCACGATTTTGTACGATGTGGTAATCCTTGCCGACTACTCCCAATACTTTATTGTTATCGGTGCGAATGTTAGCGTAATAATTAGGCACTTTTAATTCGCTACTGCCTATCTCTATACCATTGGTGGTTTCGATAATGCCGGAACCTTTGGTAAATAGTGGGGATTTTACGACTTCGTAATCTAATCCTGCGTGTTTGATAGCTTCCTCACTTGTTGGATATTGCTCTACGATTTGCCCCAAACCGTGCCACGCTTTTTGTTGTACGCTAAAAAATGAATAACGTCCTGTTCTCTCGTTGAAATTGATATTATGTGCCATAATGCTTAAAATTTTGATATTAAAAAATGGATTGAATGTTCTTGATTAAAATGGAAGGTCGTCTTCTGTACCTTTTCCTGCTGTACTGTTGTTTCCTGTTTGTGCAGTAGCTTGTACGCTTTCGGTTCTCTTACTACCTCCGTGCAATTTGATTTGTGAGGTATGGAAATTCAGTCCTGCTCTTGGCTCTCCGTCATTACCTGTCCACGCTCTTGTGCTTACTCGTCCCGATAGTTCTACCAAAGTGCCTTTTTTGAGTAGCTTGGCTACATTCGGAGTTATCCAATAAGAGCAGTCGAAATAGGTGGTTTGCTCTATGCGTTCGCCTTGTTTGTTTCGGTAGCTGTCGTTGGTCGCTACTGAAAAATTTACTACTTGTTTGTCCTGTGACGTTGTGCGTACTTCCGCATCCCTTGTCAGTCTTCCTGTGATGTTCATATTCTTTAATTTTTAGTTATTGATTTTGATTTTTTTTAGATTTATTCGGCAATGAGAGGAGGTGCTGTTTCGTTTCATTACCATTTCCAATGTTTTTAATCTTCATATCTGACATTTTTTTTTATTCGTTTAAAGAGCCGGAGTATGCTATGTTTCGTTTCACGAGCATAAAAGGTTCGTGTTTAGCATCACCAAGGTTTTGGAAAAAAATACTACCCAACGGGTGGAGATTATTTTCCAAACTTGCTTGACCTTTGTGATGCGTTAAGAACACGGAAATACCTTTGCTCTTGAAATGGGACAAAAAAGCATACGGGTCTTTGGATAAAAATGAATGTGGAAGCCAAGAAGATGGCATTGAGAAATGGTTCAGAGTGAATTGAAATAACACATCCAATTCGCTGAATTTTTAAAACACTTTTTTAAAGCGGTGGGGCTATCAAAGCCACACTAACAGAGGATTAGAAAAATGTATTTGTGCGGGAGGAGTAGATGACAACATTTTTTAATCTTCTGTTCCAGAAGTAGCCGAAAAGCTCTTTTACAGAAAGGGAATAGCAGAGCGAAGTAAATGTGCTTTGGCTATAAAATATGGGCATAAAAAAAACAGAACCGTTAAGTTCTGCTCCTAATTTCAAATTGTGATTAACTATATAACCTGTAAAAACGCTTCTTCAATCTCCTTAAATTTAGGAGCTACCAAATCCATATCCTTACTAATCTTTTGGCTGGTAATTTTAGCATAAATCTGTGTAGTTGAAATGTTTTTATGTCCCATCATTTTGCTAAGGCTTTCAAGAGGTACGCCTTCGGTCAAAAACATCGTTCCAAATGTGTGTCTTGCGGTGTGAAAAGTTACTTTTTGTTCTGTTATAATTTCAGCTTTTTCAATTAATTTGCCAATGTGAGTATTGCAGGTTACATTGGTTGGAACTGGAAAGATAAACTCATTACGAGTGCTACCGAGGTATTTTTCTATGATACGTTTTGGGATTTCCATTAACCGAACATTAGAAGCAATATCTGATTTTTTTCTTCTGCTGATGATCCATTGGTGACCATCGAAGAAAGACTGAATATTGTTCCTTGTCAGTTTTTTAATATCCGCATAAGCAAGTCCGGTAAAACAACTGAAAATAAAAAGATCTTTCACAAGCTCATACCGTGGGTGGGGCGGTGCACACATCATCAGTTTTTCTACATCTTCTTTAAGAATATAACCCCTGTCAGTTTCTTCCATATTGATTTCATAATCTTGAAACGGATTATCACGTATCAAACCTTTTTTAATAGCCAATTCCACCAGACTTAGCACAGGCATCGTGTAAACCCAAACCGTATTATGTGTAGATTGTAAATCGTACCGAAGATAAAAATCAAATTCCCTAATAAAATCTCCAGTCAATTCCCGAAAGGCCATATCATCACGATGATAGCGTTCTTTGATAAAAGTGGTAAGATGATTATAAACCGTGATGTACTTGTTGTAGGTGCTTTGTGAACGTTCTTCCTTGTCAACCAATTTTTTAAAATCCTCATTTTTATCGTTAAAGACTTTTAGAATTGCATCATCCATTACACCAACACCCAAGAATGAGAGCTTTACTTTTTGGGAAGTAGCAAAGCCCTCGTGTTTCAGCATATCTTCATAAATTTTGTCGATACGCCCACGTATGTTATCCAACTTTTTATTAATATTTAAAGCTGTTGCGCTTTTGCCCTCAACTCTTCCATATTTTAGATCCCAATTGCTTGGGTCAATTTCTAACTTTGTCCCAAAAGTTTTAGGTGCTCCATCAATGGTAATACGTGCCATAATTGGAGCGTTACCATTTTTTTTCAGTTCGTTCTTTTTCAAGTAGAAAAGCAGTTTGAACGTTGATTTTTTTGTCTGTTTCATAACTCAAATGTTTAATGTTTAAAATTAATTTACATTGAGTTACAAGGAAATATAAAAATAAGTGCAAAACACTGAAATATAACCGTTTAGGCTAATGAGAAACCTCTATTAATCGGTAACGAATTAGTAACTTAACTTTGTCATTTCAAGCCCAAAACTTATCAGACACCGAGTTCCAAATAAAGACTACTTCTTTATAAAACATTGTATAGCAACGGATTTAATCGTTTTGCTTAACTTTGCTTTTTACTAATCTTTTTTTTCAAAAAAACGAAATCAGCAGCGGAAGAAAGCTGGAAAGGTGCATGATGTCGCGCAGCGATTTGAGTGCCGTATAAATAAATTTACAGGCCGACTGGTAGTTGACACCCATAATATGAGCCACTTCTTCGTTGCTCATGTTGTGAAAATAGCGGAGTTGGATGGCTTCGCGCTGACGCTTCGGCAGTGCATGAATAGCAACATGTAATTGCCTGGATTTAAACGAATTGTCTTCGTCCCGCAGTAAAGCCAGCTCAAAATTTTCCTCGTATAGCTCGCTATGCGTAGTATCCAGTGCGTCTTCACAACGCGCGTCCAGGTTCCTGACGATCTTATAGCGGAGGGATTTCAATAAATAAAAACGGATAGAATTGACGTCGGTCAGGTTGCTTCTCCTTTCCCACAGCTCTACGAATAGATCCTGGATGCAATCTTTAATTACATGTTTATCATTTGTTATTTTGAATCCGTAACTGATAAGCGGAAAAAAATGCCGTTCATAAATATTCGCAAATGCCGTTGGGTCTCCCTGCTTAAAGGCAGACCAGAGATCCTGATCGGAGACCGGATCTTGAAAGGCGTAACGGAGATCCTTCATGCGGGTGCGTTTCTATTGTATCGCCAAAGGTATATATTTTGTATATTTTTAGGAAAAAATTGTTATGAATGAATTGTTAAGAATAAATGTGAAGCCGACCATTGAAAAAGACTTGCTGTTCTGCGCGCGTACAACAGCCTTCGCGATATGTCACCGACACTAACGTTGTAATCTATACGAATCCCTATCACCGATAGCTCTATATTATTGCCCCGGTCAGCCAGTCCAGTTGAATTGTTGAATAGAGGGATGTGTCGTGCCTTGATCATCTCCTTCGATCAAAACGGTACATACTCGCCTGACGGTTTTATCAGGTCTTGCTCCGGATGGCGATCCAAAACGAAACGCGGGTCCACGAAACCAGAAGTGAAAGGATACGGTGTTGAACTTCACAACAAAGTAAAGTTGGGCTTTACAACAAACCTGCGCTTAACGGTTGGTAGTAGTTTTGCAGTACAAAAAATCAATTAAGGAGATGAACAAAACAGTTTTAGTGACCGGTGGTAGCGGCTTCGTGGGTATCCATACTATTTTACAATTATTGCAGAAAGGCTTTCAGGTGCATACGACCATTCGCACATTGGCCAAAAAAGATAACGTCAGCACTGCCTTAAAAGCCTCGGCAGTTGAAAATATTAGCAGCCTGCGTTTTTTTGAAGCGGATTTAACCAGCGATGCTGGCTGGGACGAAGCAATGAAAGGGGTTTCGTATGTGTTGCATGTAGCGTCCCCATTTCCGGCCCAGGAGCCGGCCGATGAAAACGAACTCCTCGTTCCCGCCCGTGACGGAGCCTTGCGGGTGCTCAAAGCCGCACAAAATGCCGGCGTAAAACGTCTTGTGCTTACTTCGTCTTTCGCCGCGATTGGGTACAGTATCAACCCCAGGAACCATATTTTTACAGAAGAAGATTGGACTGATGTTCATGTGCCGCTTCCCGCCTACATTAAATCAAAAACGGTTGCGGAAAAGGCCGCCTGGGATTACATCGGGCAAAATGACGGCGGTATGGAATTAAC
It includes:
- a CDS encoding DUF1905 domain-containing protein yields the protein MKYLVKNKELELKYEAGKGAWTYHIQVPNTKHIVGKWGSLKVSGTIDNYTIDSINLFTIGGQDKLISINDKIRKAISKSGGDTVTVTLYLLTSKEPITEKEILDTFRNSGVLKSFNKLPKEDRIKIIEKISSTKSEDKQVNLILKYIDQLGDDND
- a CDS encoding PRTRC system ThiF family protein is translated as MNTTKTAVHFTDNYLLNPTNPISVNLIGAGGTGSKVLTALMEINESLIALGHAGLQVRLWDDDVITSANLGRQRFAESETGLYKSVALINRCNRWAGTNWKAKTVKFEKDNFGRLPEEARAIITITCVDNVQARFGVAEILKETSYRKHYQDEPKYWLDFGNSQDTGQVLLSTIGEIKQPNSEKYQTVASLPFVTDEFGELLKQSEQEDSTPSCSLAEALEHQDLFINSSLTQMGCSLLWNLFRRGMTEYKGFFHNLKDFRTHPIKVA
- a CDS encoding PRTRC system protein B, whose translation is MDSNGTPINAHPLTVKEANVLAKALKTDEENSKAFLKPKGILPTNILHINPSEKGTVLWYTKTQLRQLYFVDSLGISNGKAQVPPMLWFANKSSLTVFALANDRRPTEKTPLHYAPFFNIYEKGNVCMGTVGIDIKNSASVEEFIQAWEHYFFNSYFSHSLCENLTKKNIVTLWKDLINTDKPFPKEVLKKNNKTLKNLL
- a CDS encoding PRTRC system protein C; translation: MLLATQLERVFILKDKGQDIRLTDPEPRWSVEAVMNFYANMYPILTTAKASTPQIKDDAVEYKFESVMGTKG
- a CDS encoding PRTRC system protein E; the encoded protein is MNTNFFNQIQQLDFTGVLQLNISKGIESNLIVTVLLNNEQCGDSAKNLIPPLTFNATPQEFDEGFFEQITTPIQKVSGLMVDMEKFQKQLDEAKAQSAIEKEKTEKAKKDKETKDKKFKDAMAKADELEKEGKFREAWIKVPDITEFPEKADEIRKRKTALSDKFATPSLFGAMDEAKPEPPIEQEITADYPIDETDEDEKNSNH
- a CDS encoding molybdenum ABC transporter ATP-binding protein — translated: MEIVTIIATKFVRHDVPELATLQNAKVYQLREKLNKGDKLNRAEKNWLAEAVNRNAYFKRAVPLMGYRFGFEDVLKSYIVKQYGSWLEYNAPDKTSLRSIIYGRIDQIAEISK
- a CDS encoding DUF1281 family ferredoxin-like fold protein translates to MANWCSNTVVFEGKPETITAIQELFQSMKEKEEKSEEGQLPKFISKDNGGYFFNIYWNDGDEGQFQYETKWSPNMEIIQKIAEHYEVNFTHDYEEIGNLVYGRATFYDKLLTDVYLEDVDFEQYEFDEETDTYHFEGNAYESDYEILENLLERKIKNQQP
- a CDS encoding DUF932 domain-containing protein, giving the protein MAHNINFNERTGRYSFFSVQQKAWHGLGQIVEQYPTSEEAIKHAGLDYEVVKSPLFTKGSGIIETTNGIEIGSSELKVPNYYANIRTDNNKVLGVVGKDYHIVQNREAFNFFDAIVGGDEGILYETAGALGNGERIFITAKLPDYIRVGNGDDVTEKYIFLTTSHDGSGSITAAFTPIRIVCQNTLNASLRSMTNVVRIKHTSGAKQRIENAHKIMGLANTLSNQLEGIFNEWAKVKVTDREVKKLIQLALCPNKETLDLIKKGAEDEISTVFKNTVEDAFAYAMISDTQQMDTTKGTLFGAYNAVTGYYQNVRNYKNDEAKLQSIVLGGTAQLKSQKAFELCNGFALDGAEILNLN
- a CDS encoding single-stranded DNA-binding protein; translated protein: MNITGRLTRDAEVRTTSQDKQVVNFSVATNDSYRNKQGERIEQTTYFDCSYWITPNVAKLLKKGTLVELSGRVSTRAWTGNDGEPRAGLNFHTSQIKLHGGSKRTESVQATAQTGNNSTAGKGTEDDLPF
- a CDS encoding site-specific integrase; this translates as MKQTKKSTFKLLFYLKKNELKKNGNAPIMARITIDGAPKTFGTKLEIDPSNWDLKYGRVEGKSATALNINKKLDNIRGRIDKIYEDMLKHEGFATSQKVKLSFLGVGVMDDAILKVFNDKNEDFKKLVDKEERSQSTYNKYITVYNHLTTFIKERYHRDDMAFRELTGDFIREFDFYLRYDLQSTHNTVWVYTMPVLSLVELAIKKGLIRDNPFQDYEINMEETDRGYILKEDVEKLMMCAPPHPRYELVKDLFIFSCFTGLAYADIKKLTRNNIQSFFDGHQWIISRRKKSDIASNVRLMEIPKRIIEKYLGSTRNEFIFPVPTNVTCNTHIGKLIEKAEIITEQKVTFHTARHTFGTMFLTEGVPLESLSKMMGHKNISTTQIYAKITSQKISKDMDLVAPKFKEIEEAFLQVI
- a CDS encoding RNA polymerase sigma factor, with the protein product MKDLRYAFQDPVSDQDLWSAFKQGDPTAFANIYERHFFPLISYGFKITNDKHVIKDCIQDLFVELWERRSNLTDVNSIRFYLLKSLRYKIVRNLDARCEDALDTTHSELYEENFELALLRDEDNSFKSRQLHVAIHALPKRQREAIQLRYFHNMSNEEVAHIMGVNYQSACKFIYTALKSLRDIMHLSSFLPLLISFF
- a CDS encoding SDR family oxidoreductase, giving the protein MNKTVLVTGGSGFVGIHTILQLLQKGFQVHTTIRTLAKKDNVSTALKASAVENISSLRFFEADLTSDAGWDEAMKGVSYVLHVASPFPAQEPADENELLVPARDGALRVLKAAQNAGVKRLVLTSSFAAIGYSINPRNHIFTEEDWTDVHVPLPAYIKSKTVAEKAAWDYIGQNDGGMELTVINPVGIFGPIMGGISSASLDIAVAGILNGTTNVSPDFTMGVVDVRDVAAIHLLAMEHPKAAGERFIACADGVMSFYDVAELLRNERPEWAENIAQMQPTAKEFYIEMSNQKAKTVLGWQPRSKEEALLASADSLIK